The Ectothiorhodospiraceae bacterium BW-2 nucleotide sequence TTTTGGCTGGCACAACTGGCCGGCGATCCCTTTTGGGCAGGCTCTCTGCCCCGATGGGGTGGTGATGGCCGGTAACGGCACCTTTCATATCGAAATTCGCGGCCACGGCGGGCACTCTAGTCAGCCCGAACTGTGCCGCGATCCGGTCTTGGCCGCTGCGGCCATGACGCTCAATTTACAGCAGATTGTTAGCCGCCGTCTGGCACCGCAGCAGTCGGTTGTCGTCTCGGTCACCTCAATTGATGCTCGTAGCGGGGTGACGATTGTGCCCGATAGCGCTAAGGTTGAGGGGAGCTTTCGGGTCTCGAATCGTGCGGCTCGGGAGATCACCGAGCAGGCGATTGTCGAGATCGCCACCTCGACCGCGCAGAGTTATGGCGTGGTCGCAGAGGCGACTATCGGTAGCCGTTATGAGGCGACTATTAACCACGCCGTTGCTGCCGCTCAGATGCGTTGTCAGCTACAGCAGGTGTTGGGTGAGGCGTGGCAGAGCTCTCTTGCAACGCCTGTGATGGCCTCAGAAGATTTTAGCGACTATCTGCAGCAGATCCCGGGTGCCTTTGCCCTTATCGGTAGTGATGATGGTGAGAGTCACCATCAGGCAGCCTGTCACAATACCGGTTACGATTTTAATGATCGTCTCATCGATCCCGTTGCTAGAGTCTTGATGCGGTTGGCGGGGCTAGAGACGATAGTGTGATGTTGTTAGGTGAGTCAGTTTTAATAGTGTGTGAGTTAGTGAGTCGAGGGAGAGAGTGAATGGTGCTTAATGATGACATTTTTACCACTTGGGAGTCCGATATTCGTGCCTACTGTCGCGCGGTGCCGACGGTGTTTCAATCCTCCTCGAATGCGGTGATGATCGATGAGAACGGTAAGCGCTATATCGATTTCTTTGCCGGTGCCGGAGTGCTTAACTTTGGCCACAATAACCCCGCGATGAAGGCGGCGATGATCGAGTTTTTGCAGGCCGATGGCGTAGCTCATAGTCTCGATATGTACACCACTACTAAGCGCGATTTTATCGAGAAGTTCGCCGAAACGATCCTTAAACCGCGCAATATGAACTATAAAATGCAGTTTACCGGCCCTACCGGCACGAATGCGGTTGAGGCGGCGCTCAAGCTGGCGCGGCGAGTGACACAGCGCGAAACGGTGGTCGCTTTTACCCAAGCGTTTCACGGTATGACCCTCGGTTCCCTCGCCTGCACCTCTAACCACTATTTTCGTAACGCCTCTGGAGTCGCGTTAGAGGGGGTGCTGCGACACCCTTTCGGCTGCGAACGAAAGTGTGCTAGCTGCGATATGGGGTGTGGCATGGCCGCGTTAGAGCAGCTTAGGGCACAATTTAACGATCCCTCCTCTGGCATTGAGCCACCGGCGGCCTTTCTGCTAGAGACAATTCAGGCCGAAGGGGGGGTGAGAGTCGCCAGTCGGCAGTGGCTCCACGCGGTGCAGCAGTTAGCAGAGGATAGCGGTGCGCTATTGATTATCGACGATATTCAGGTCGGCTGTGGTCGTACCGGCAGCTACTTTAGCTTTGATGGCATGGGGCTTGACCCCGATATTATCGTGCTAGCGAAGGGGCTGGGTGGCTTTGGAACGCCGCTGGCGATGACGCTCAATAAGCCCGAATACGATAAGTTATGGCACCCAGGTGAGCACACCGGCACCTTTCGTGGCCAGGGGCTATCGTTTGTCGCCGGTCGGGTGGCGCTGGGCTACTTCGATAACAGCGAGCTGATGGAGCAGGTCGCCGATAAGGGGGCGACAATGCGCCACTGTCTTGACAGTGTTGCCGCTCATCACACCGGGTTAGAGGTGCGCGGCAGAGGGATGATTCAGGCGGTAGAGTTTGCCGAAGGGGCGGTGACCAAAGCGATTGCTAAGCGCTGCTTCGAGAGTGGGTTGATAATTGGTGCCTGCGGCGGGCGGGGCAATATTCTCAAATTTATTCCACCTTTAACGATTCCGGCGGCTGAACTACAGCAGGGGTTGGATATTTTTGCCGCCGCTGTAGCGGCTGAACTGTCAGGAGCAGAGCTGTGTTAGAGCGCGATGATTTAGTCTTTCCGTTTGAGGAGTATAAGCGCCGTCTGGATGAGTTGCGGGCACGAATGGAGCAGCGGTTGCTAGAGGTGGTCATCGTCTCCGATCCGGAGAACCTCTACTACCTAACCGGCCATAAAACCACCGGTTACTCCTTCTTTCAGGCGCTGGTGGTGCCGCTAGAGGGGGAGCCATTTATGGTGATTCGGCGGTTGGAGGCCTCCAATGTCTATGAGCGAACTTGGGTTGAAATCGTCCGCCCCTTTGCCGATACCGAAGATGCGATTCAGATGCTAGTCGCTAGTATGAAAGAGATGGGGCTGGCTAATAAGCGGATCGGTTTTGAGCGCAATAGCTACTTTCTACCCGCCTATCAGCAAGATTCGCTCCAGTACTCTCTCACAAGCGGTCAGTTAAACGACTGTTTCGGGATTGTGGAGGAGGGGCGGATTATCAAATCGAAGTTCGAAATCGAGATTATGCGTCAGGCAGCTAAAGCGACCGAGGCGGGGATGAAGGCCGGTATTGCGGCCACCTGTGCCGGCGTGACGGAGAACGATATTGCCGCCGATATCGCCTCGGCCATGTTTAAAGCGGGTGGCGAGCCACCGGCGGTCATGCCCTATGTCACCTCAGGGCCGCGCACCATGATAGGCCACGCGACTTGGGAGGGGCGTAAAGTCTTGCCCGGAGAGCATGTCTTTTTGGAGGTGGGCGGCTGCTACCGTCAATACCACACCGCGATGATGAGGACAGTCATTTTAGGGGAGTTAGATGACAAAATGGCCTATGCCCAAGAGCGGAGCCAAAAGGCGCTCATTAAGGCCAAAGAGCTGATTCGCCCCGGCATTAGCGTCTCCGATCTCGATAATCTGGTTCGACAGACAATTACCGTCGATGATGATCACGGCATTTTGATCACCCGCTCTGGCTACTCTATCGGCATCGCCTTTCCGCCGAGTTGGGATGAGGGCTATATTCTCAGTCTTGCCCACGGCAACCCGACGGTACTGCGCGAGGGGATGACCTTCCACCTAATTCCTTGGGTCTGGGGGGTTGAGGGTAAAAAGACCTGTGGGATATCTGATACGCTTCGAGTCACCGCCGATGGGTGCGAATCGTTCTTTAGTATGACCGAGGAGTTTACCATTAAGTCCGATCAGGGGCCGAAAGCGGCTCCGGTTAAGGGGGAGATCGCGGTGGAAGCGGCATCTAACCTAGAAGCAAAAGCTAGCAAGCCACCCAAAAAATAGTTACCAAATAGAGTAGAGCAGGAGCAATTTATGTCGAGTGGAGTCCTACAGTCGATTAACCCCTTCGATGGCAGTGTTGTCTATGAGTGTCCGCAAGATAGTTCAGCGCAGCTAGAGGCCAAAATTGAGCTCGCCTTAGCGACCTATCGTCACTCGTGGCGCGATACCTCATTTGCTGAACGGGCCGAGCTGATGCAAAAAGTGGCGCAGGTGATGCGTGATAGTATCGACTACTTTGCCTTGCCAATGGTAGAGGAGATGGGTAAACCGATTAAAGAGGCGCGAGCAGAGGTGATGAAGTCGGTCTGGTGTGCCGAACACTACGCCGCACATGCACAGAGCTATCTAGCGCGAGAGGAGATCGCCTCCGATGCCGCTCTAAGCTATGTCCACTATCTACCGTTAGGGCCTATTTTGGGGGTATTACCGTGGAACGCCCCCTTCTGGCTAGCGTTTCGCTTTGCCGCACCGGCCTTGATGGCGGGCAATACCTGTTTGATGAAACACGACTCCCATGTGCCGCTCTGTGCCGAACGCATCGCTGAGGCGTTTACCCAAGCGGGAGTGGCTGAGGGGGTCTTTACCAATCTGGCTGTGACCAGCCGTTCAGTCGAAGCGATTATTCGCCATCCAGCGGTGAGGGGGGTGTCGTTTACCGGTTCAGATCGAGTTGGCGCTAACATTGCCGCCACGGCGGCCTCAGAGATCAAGCCGTGCGTTTTAGAGCTAGGCGGCTCCGATCCGACACTGGTATTAGCCGATGCCGATCTAGAGCGGGCTGCCGATACGATTGTCCTCTCTCGTATTATTAACGCCGGCCAATCGTGTATTGCCGCTAAACGGATATTGGTCGAGCAGGCGGTCTATGAGCCGATGCTAGCGCGACTCCACAGTCGTTTTGCCAAGCTCAAACTCGGTGATCCTAAGCTAGAGAGTACCGATGTCGGCCCAATTGCTCGTGCCGAGCTACGGCAGGGACTCCATCGTCAAGTGGTTAGCTCTATTGAGGCGGGTGCCCGTTTACTGCTCGGTGGCGAGATGCCGATCGGCGAGGCGCTCTTCTATCCGATCACGATGCTAGCCGATGTGACACCCGATATGGTGGTGAGCTGTGAAGAGACATTTGGCCCCATTGCTGTCGTTACTCCAGTGGCCGATGCGAAAGAGGGGTTGCGGCTAGCCAATGATACCCCCTATGGTCTCGGTGCTAGTATTTGGTGCGCTAAGGTGGCCGAAGGGGAGCAGATGGCCGCCCAGATCGAGAGCGGTCAAGTGGCAGTCAATGGCATTGTCAAAACCGACCCCCGCCTCCCTAGTGGCGGTGTTAAGCGCTCCGGTTATGGGCGTGAGTTAGGGCCGCACGGTATAAAGATGTTTGTTAACGCTCAACAGATCTGGTTAGGGGCGAACTAAGATAGATAACTTAGTGGTTCAAAATTTGCTGTAAAAACTGCTGGGTGCGATCAACT carries:
- a CDS encoding amidohydrolase, which encodes MSQGWSKRVAEAVAFRHLLHSQPELTWQEHRTAALIRQQLTKLGIAWRPCATTGTVATLAPAASGTHVALRGDIDALPLQEQTKLPYQSQTPGTMHACGHDGHTATLLATAMGLKQHESSLPGPVSLLFQPAEEGGHGAKKMIDEGALQGVELIFGWHNWPAIPFGQALCPDGVVMAGNGTFHIEIRGHGGHSSQPELCRDPVLAAAAMTLNLQQIVSRRLAPQQSVVVSVTSIDARSGVTIVPDSAKVEGSFRVSNRAAREITEQAIVEIATSTAQSYGVVAEATIGSRYEATINHAVAAAQMRCQLQQVLGEAWQSSLATPVMASEDFSDYLQQIPGAFALIGSDDGESHHQAACHNTGYDFNDRLIDPVARVLMRLAGLETIV
- a CDS encoding aspartate aminotransferase family protein yields the protein MVLNDDIFTTWESDIRAYCRAVPTVFQSSSNAVMIDENGKRYIDFFAGAGVLNFGHNNPAMKAAMIEFLQADGVAHSLDMYTTTKRDFIEKFAETILKPRNMNYKMQFTGPTGTNAVEAALKLARRVTQRETVVAFTQAFHGMTLGSLACTSNHYFRNASGVALEGVLRHPFGCERKCASCDMGCGMAALEQLRAQFNDPSSGIEPPAAFLLETIQAEGGVRVASRQWLHAVQQLAEDSGALLIIDDIQVGCGRTGSYFSFDGMGLDPDIIVLAKGLGGFGTPLAMTLNKPEYDKLWHPGEHTGTFRGQGLSFVAGRVALGYFDNSELMEQVADKGATMRHCLDSVAAHHTGLEVRGRGMIQAVEFAEGAVTKAIAKRCFESGLIIGACGGRGNILKFIPPLTIPAAELQQGLDIFAAAVAAELSGAELC
- a CDS encoding aminopeptidase P family protein, whose protein sequence is MLERDDLVFPFEEYKRRLDELRARMEQRLLEVVIVSDPENLYYLTGHKTTGYSFFQALVVPLEGEPFMVIRRLEASNVYERTWVEIVRPFADTEDAIQMLVASMKEMGLANKRIGFERNSYFLPAYQQDSLQYSLTSGQLNDCFGIVEEGRIIKSKFEIEIMRQAAKATEAGMKAGIAATCAGVTENDIAADIASAMFKAGGEPPAVMPYVTSGPRTMIGHATWEGRKVLPGEHVFLEVGGCYRQYHTAMMRTVILGELDDKMAYAQERSQKALIKAKELIRPGISVSDLDNLVRQTITVDDDHGILITRSGYSIGIAFPPSWDEGYILSLAHGNPTVLREGMTFHLIPWVWGVEGKKTCGISDTLRVTADGCESFFSMTEEFTIKSDQGPKAAPVKGEIAVEAASNLEAKASKPPKK
- a CDS encoding NAD-dependent succinate-semialdehyde dehydrogenase, with product MSSGVLQSINPFDGSVVYECPQDSSAQLEAKIELALATYRHSWRDTSFAERAELMQKVAQVMRDSIDYFALPMVEEMGKPIKEARAEVMKSVWCAEHYAAHAQSYLAREEIASDAALSYVHYLPLGPILGVLPWNAPFWLAFRFAAPALMAGNTCLMKHDSHVPLCAERIAEAFTQAGVAEGVFTNLAVTSRSVEAIIRHPAVRGVSFTGSDRVGANIAATAASEIKPCVLELGGSDPTLVLADADLERAADTIVLSRIINAGQSCIAAKRILVEQAVYEPMLARLHSRFAKLKLGDPKLESTDVGPIARAELRQGLHRQVVSSIEAGARLLLGGEMPIGEALFYPITMLADVTPDMVVSCEETFGPIAVVTPVADAKEGLRLANDTPYGLGASIWCAKVAEGEQMAAQIESGQVAVNGIVKTDPRLPSGGVKRSGYGRELGPHGIKMFVNAQQIWLGAN